The genomic window GGGCGTGGTATAGCCCACCGTGTCGGGCACGTTGATGGTGGTGGCACCCGCTTCAACTGCCGCCTTGAAAATGCGGCTCAGGAAGTCCCACTCGCTGCGGGTGGCGTCCTCGGCGCTGAATTCCACGTCGTCCACGTACTGCCGGGCGAGGCGCACCGCTTCCACCGCCCGCTCGATGACCGCGTCGGGTTCCAGATTCAGTTTCTTCTGCATGTGAATGGGGCTGGTGGCGATGAAGGTGTGGATGCGCGACTTTTCGGCGGCCTCCACGCCCTTGGCGGCGGCTTCGATGTCGGCCCGGTTCGCCCGCGCCAGCGCCGTGATGACGGGCCCCCGGACCTCGCGGGCGATGCGCGAGACGCCTTCCAAATCACCCGGCGAGGCGATGGGAAAGCCCGCCTCGATCACGTCCACGCCCATGCGGGCGAGCGTGTGGGCGATTTCGAGCTTCTGCGCGTGGTTCAGGGCCACGCCCGGCGACTGCTCGCCGTCCCGCAGGGTGGTGTCAAAAATGCGGATGTGCTGCTGGGGTGCGGTCTGGTTCTCGGTCTGGGTCATGGCCACTCCTTACAAAAAATGTCCCCCGGAAGGTCTGAATCCTCCGGGGGCTGGGATACGGGCTGCGTCCGCCGTCACTCCACCGGAGGAAGGCTAAGAAGAAGCAGGCCGTATGCAGGCATGGCCCAACTGTAAGCGAGGTCGCCAGGGCAGCGCGGCGGGTTGTCTATTTGCCTCACCGCTCTTTCCCAGCCTCAACCTTTTCGTTCCATGAGACGAACGTGAACTGAACTGGCCTGCTGCCTGCGGCGGCGGCGGCCTAAGCTGATTTCAGGTGGCAGGCGCGTCCAGCCTGGAAGTTTGGGCCGTCCCTAGGCCCCTAACCCACATCGACCAGCGTCCCGGTTCAGCCTCCGGCCCACTGATGAAGCTGCCGGACGCGAGTACCCCTGCCGATTTCCTCTTTTCACCCTTTTTCTGCAAGGAGCACACCATGACCCTGAATACCGATCAACTGTCGCGCCGCCTGTCCTGGAGCGGCATCCTCGCCGGTCTGGTGATGGGAGTCGTCACCACCCTCACCATTATCGCCCTGGGCACCGTGATCACGGCGCTGACGGGCCTCACACTGAGCGGCGTGGGCATCGCCGCCGTCATCTGGAGCGCCATCGCCGCTCTGGTCGGGGCCTACGCCGCCGGGCTGACGGCTGTACGGGCGAGTGCTCCCGCCACCCGCAACAGCGACGGCATCGCCGCCATGACGCACGACGACGCCACCCTGACCGGTCTGGTCACGGCGGGCCTGCTGATTCTGGCGAGCACCCTCTTTGCCGTGAACAGCGCGAGCCGCTTGCTCGGCACCGCCACCAACGCAGCGAGCGCCGTGCTCGGCACGACCGCCACCGCCGGGGCCGCTGCGGGCGCCGCCGTCGCGCAGGACCCGCAGGCGCAGAACGTCATCGGCAACATCAGCCAGGACGACATTGAAGCCCTGATCGCCGACAACAGCCCCAACCTGACCCGCGAACAGGTCAGTGCCACCGGCAACGTGGTGGGCGGCATCGTGCGCCGGGCGCAGTACGACCTCGGCGACCAGGACGTGACGACCATCGGCGACTTTGCCAAGGCCCGCACCGACTACATCAAGAAGGCGCTGAGCGGTGAGCAGTTCGTGACCCGCCTGGAGCGCCAGGGCTTGAGCAACGCCGAGGCCCGCGAAGTGCAGACCACCATCAACAACACCGTCAACCGCGTCGAAACCCAGGCCCAGCAGGCCGCCAAAGTGGCCGAGGACAACGCCCGCATTGCCGCGCGCAACACCGGCCTGAGCTGGCTGCTCGCCAGCGGCCTGACCCTGCTCGCCACCGTGATGGGTGCGCGCAGCGCCGCAACCACCCGCCGCGGCGTGGTGACCACCGTCAATACCACCACGACCCGCCGCTAAACCCGGAAACCAGGCACGCCGCCCCACAATGATGTGGGGCGGCGGCTTTTTGCTGTCGGCTCATACGGTTTTAATCCGATTCCCGAACATCCGGAAAGGCGCCGGATGCCCGTCCATCTCCTTAAAACCGTATTTTTTCCATGCGCTCCGCGCAAAATTGCGCCTGGACATGTCCGGGACTCAATTTGAACCCGTATCAGGGACGGGTCGTGCCCTCGTTCGGCTCAGCGGCAGCGTCCGTCACCCGCTGCAGCCGCAGCGAATAGCTCAGCAACTCCTTGCCGAACACGACAGTGCGCAACTGACCGTTCAGTTCACCGTCTTTCAGCTCGCCGCGCAGGTTGCCCCGGTGCTGCTCGCCTTTCTCGAAGAGGGCGGTGTCGAGGGTCAGCGCATCACCCGCCGCCTGATAGCTGCCGCTCAGGGCGTAGGCCTTGCGGCTTTCGAGGTTGGTGAGCACGCCGCTGACCTGCTGCCCGCGCGGCTGCACCGTCAGCACCAGCCGGTAGGGCACGCGCCCGGTCGGCCCGCTGCCGACGCCTTCATACAGGCCGTTAACCTGCTTTTCTAGCGCCGTGAGCGGGGTGATCTTGGCCCCGAGGGTGCAGCCGGTGAGCACAGGCAACGTGAGCAAAAGCGCGGCGCGGCGGGCAAACGGTGACATGCCCTGAAGGTAGATGAGCCTCATGAAGACAGGCTGATCGGCACAGCTCCCATCTCACGATCAGCCGCGCAGTTGCTCGCCGAGCCATACGCCCGCCTCGTCAATCAGTTGTGCGGCGACGGGCGAAAACGCGGTCATGTTGGCGTAACCGTGAATCATGCCGGGGCCGGGGCGGTACTCGGCGTTACGCCAGCGGCCTTGAGAGCTTCGGCGTAAGGCGCCTTCATCGCGCARGGGGTCGAATTCGGCGGTCAGGACCAGGGCCGGCGGCAACCCCGCGAGACTCTCAGCGTTGAGCGGCGAGGCGTGGGGATGCGCGGCGTCTTCCGGGCGAGCAAGGTACATCTGTCCGAAAAAGCGCATCCGCTCGTCAGTGAGGAAATAGCCGCGTCCGTTTTCCTGGCGGCTGGGGTAGCGTTCGGGGTGCTCGAAATCGGCGGCGGGGTAAATGAGAAGCTGCGCCCGCAAAGCCGGGCCGCCCTCGTCACGCGACCGCAGCGCCGTGACGGTGGCGAGGTTGGCCCCCGCGCTGTCGCCCGCCACCGCGAGTCGCCCCGCGTCTGCGCCGAGTTCGGCGGCGTGCGCGGCGGCCCAGACCACACTCGCCAGGGCGTCGTCTACCGGCGCGGGAAAGCGGGCTTCGGGCGCGAGGCGGTAGGCCACGCTCAGCACCGCCGCGCCCGACGTCGCGCACAGCTCGCGGCACAGCGCGTCGTGGGTGTCGAGGTCGTAGACCACGAAGCCGCCACCGTGGAAGAACACCGTCAGCGGCCAGCCGGACGCGGGGGCCTGCCCGGCGGGGTGGTACAGGCGGGCGGGCAGGGAGCCCTCCGCGCCCGCCACGCTCAGGTCACGGACTTCGCCAATAGTCACCGGACGTTTGGGGCTGCGCGCCGCGTTGGCGATCACGCCCGCCCGCAGTTCTTCCAGTCCGGCGGGTTCAGGCGCCTGCGAGAGTTGCAGCAGAAGTTGGTACAGGTTGGGGTCTACGGGCATGGGTTCTCCTAGAAGAAAAAAGTCGGGCCTGACCACTGGCGGCGAGGGGCCACCTGAGATCAGGCCTTGGGGTTCAACTCACGGGTGGGCGGGGCTAGAAAAACGCTTCATGCATCGCGCGCAGCAGTTCGGCGTCCAGCACGTAGAGGGGCACATCGGGCAACACGGCGTCTATGCAGCAGTGCGGGCAGAGCGCGGTCTGCTCATGGTCAGTCCAGGCCTCAATCTCTGACGGAGAGAACAGCCGCAGGCAATAAAAACACCCGCACTGCGCCGAGCGCTTAAGCAAATGCCGATGGAAGCCGCAAAACTGCCAGATGGCCTCCTCGCGCGTGACCGTTCCCTCCGGCATCATTCCTTACGCCCCAGCGTGCTCGCGGTCGTAGTCGCTGAAGGTCTTGCCTTCGTCGGCGAGCTGCTTCAGCACCGGCGCGGGCGTCTGGCCGTATTTTTCGAGGTCGGCGGCGACGTTCTTCAGGCCCTGCTCGCTGGCGTACTGCATCGGGCCGCCACGGTAGGCGGGGAAGCCGTAGCCGTAGATGTAGATGACGTCAATGTCGCTCGCCCGCTGAGCGATGCCCTCTTCCAGAATCTTGGCGCCCTCGTTGACGAGCGAGTAGGCGAGACGCTTGGTGATTTCTTCCTGGCTGATTTCGCGCGACTGCGTGCCCTGCTCGGCGCGGTAGTCCTCGATGAGCTTTTGCACGTCGGCGTTGGGCTTGGGCTTGCGGTCCTCGCCGTAGTCGTAGATGCCGCCCTGCGTCTTCTGGCCCTTGCGCCCGGTCTTGACGATGCGGTCGAGCCAGCCGTCGGGCTCGGGCTCGCCGCGCACCTTGGCCTGGTGCTGGCGGATGGAGTAGCCGATGTCGAGTCCGGCCATGTCGCTCATCTGGAAGGGGCCCATCGGCAGGCCGAGGGCGTTCATGGCGGCGTCCACGTCCTCGGGGCGCGCGCCTTCTTCCACGATCTTGCGGGCTTCGTCACCGTAGCGGTGCACCATGCGGTTACCGACGAAACCGTCACAGACGCCGACGACCACACCGACTTTCTTGATGCGCTTGGCGAGCGCGAGGCTGGTCGCCAGCACGCTGTCGCTGGTCTTGTCCGCGCGGACGATTTCGAGCAGTTTCATCACGTTGGCGGGGCTGAAAAAGTGCAGGCCGATGACCTGTTCGGGGCGGCCCGTCACGCTGGCGATCTCGTTGACGTCGAGCGTGCTGGTGTTGCTCGCCAGAATCGCGCCGGGCTTGGCGATCTTGTCGAGCCGGGTGAAGATGTCCTTCTTCACGTCCATGTTCTCGAAGACAGCCTCGATGATGATGTCGGCGCCCGCGAGGTCTTCCATCTTGAGCGTGGGGGTCAGCAGGCCCATGCGCTTTTCCACGTCGTCCTGGGTCATGCGGCCCTTTTTCGCCGTGTTCTCGTAGTTCTTGCGGATGACGCCGAGGCCGCGGTCGAGCGCTTCCTGGCTGGTTTCCACGATGGTGACGGGAATACCGACGTTGAGGAAGTTCATGGCGATGCCGCCGCCCATGGTGCCGGCGCCGATGATGCCCGCCGACTTGATGTCGGTGGTGGGCGTGTCCTTGCTCAGGCCGCGAATCTTGCCTGCTTCACGCTCGGCGAAGAAGATGTGGCGCAGGCCACGCGACTGCGGGCTGTTGAGCGAATCCACGAAGCGGTCGGCCTCGGCGTCCCAGCCTTCCTGAAAGGGCTTGGTCGCGGCCATTTCCGCGAGGTCCACGATGTGCGAGGGCGAATGCTGGCCGCGGTGGGTCTTTTTCAGGCCTTCGCGGGCAGCGGCAAAGACTTCGGGGCTGCCGCCTTCCACCGAGCGCTCGCTGACGCGGGGCAGTGGGCGGGCGTCGGCGTGGGCGCGGGCAAAGGCCACCGCTCCGGCGAGCAGGTCACCGTCCACGATTTCGTCCACCAGCCCGAGCTCCTTGGCGGCGGGCGCCTTGATGGGGTTGCCCGAGAGCATCATTTCCAGCGCTTTCTGGGCGCCGACCACACGCGGCAAGCGCTGGGTGCCGCCCGCACCGGGAAGCACGCCGAGCTTGACTTCGGGGAGGCCGAGCTGCGCGTCTTTTACCGCCACACGGTAGGTGCAGCCGAGCGCGAGTTCGAGGCCGCCGCCGAGCGCGGTGCCGTGAATAGCCGCGACGGTGGGCTTCTCGAAGGCGTCGAGCTTGGCGACGGTGCCGCGCAGATCAGGGGCCTGCTCGCGCGGAAGGCCGAAGCCCTTGATGTCGGCGCCCGCCACGAAGGTGCGCCCGCCGCCGATGATGACCACGGCCTTGACACTGTCGTCGGCAGCGGCGGCGTCGAGCCCGGCCTTGAGGCCCTCGGGCACGCCGGGGCCGAAGGCGTTCACGGGGGGGTTGTTGATGGTGAGAATGAAAACGTCGCCGTCACGCGACTGGTCCACACGGTTCGGGGTGTCTTGGGTCATGGGGAGAGCCTCCTGTTTGTGGTGTCGGCCCATGCTCCCACGTCCGGCGCGGGAGGTCAACGTGGACGTACAGATTGAACGTGCACGTTCATTTCTTGACCCCCGCGCCCCGGCCTCACTGCGCGGGCGTGTCGCGGCCCAGACGAATGGTGAGTTCGCTGCCGGGCAGGCTCGGCGCGTTGTCGAGCTGCCCGTAGCCGAGGTCGCGCAGCAACGCGGCGGCGGGCGTCGCCGGGCCGGACACGGTGGTTACCGGCCAGGGCTTTTGCTCGTTGGCGGTGCTGACGTTGTGGTAACCGAGCGCTTCGAGTTTGGCCTTCAGGCGCCGGGCGCTGCCGTCGGGGGCGTCGGCGTTGAGCACCAGCACGCGCAAGCCGTGGGGGTCGCCCGGGTCGCGGAACTGCTCGGCGAGCAGCGCGTCGAGCCGGGGCGTGTCCACATTCCACACCGAAGCCGCGCCCACCATGCCGAAGTTGCCGGGCACGGTGAAGGTGCTCACCTGCGGCCCGCGCTGCGCCGCGCCGAGCAGTTCGGCAATCTGGGCGCGGGTCAGGTTGGTCTTGGCGTTGGCGTCCAGAGCGGCGATGACCTTCGGCAGTTTCCAGACGTTGGCGGGGCGACGAATCTCGGCAATCAGCGCGGTCAGGAACTGCTGCTGCCGCCCCACCCGCCCGATATCGCCCATGTTGTCCTTGCGAAAGCGCAGGAAGCCCTCGGCCTGCTCGCCGCTGAGCCGCTGGCGGCCCGGTTGCAGGTCGATGTGCAGGTGCCCGGCGTTGTCGTCGTATTTCATGCGCTGCGGCACGTCAATCGTTACGCCGCCCACCGCCTCGGTCACGGCGCGCAGGGCATTGAGGCTCAGCAGCGCGTAGCCGTCGGGATGCACGCCGGTCAGCGCCTGCACGGTGTTCAGCAGCATGTCGGGGCCGCCGTGCACGTTGGCGCTGTTGATTTTGCCCCAGCCGCCCGACCAGCCGGCAATCGGCACCCAGCTGTCGCGGGGAATACTCAGCAGCTTCACCGTGCCGTCGGGCCGCACCTGCGTGAGCACGATGGTGTCGGTGCGCCCGCTGTAGTCCTCGGGCTGGGCGGGATAAGGCCAGACGGGGGCCTGCTCGTCGTAGTTCACGTCCACGCCCGCCAGCAGCACGTTCAGCGGCTTGTCGCCGTGCCGGGGCAGGGTGCCGTAGTGCGAGAGGGCCGGGAACGCGGGCGAGAGCAGGGCCACCAGACCGGCGAGCACAATCAGAATCAGGGCGAGAACGCGGCGCACACGGGCCAGCATAGCCCCCGGCGCGTGAGGAGCCAACCAACTTTAGGAGGAGACGCGCGGCGGGCGCTAGCTTGAGAGGCACCCGCATTTCACAACGCTATTTCAAGAGTGACACTTTCCAGGAGGTTTCCCATGTCCACCCCCACCGTCCCCGCCACCTTCCGCGCCCTGCGGATGGTCAAAGACGACGCCGGCATCCGCCCCGAGTTTCAGCAGCTCACCTTAGATGACCTCGGCGCGGGCGACACGCTGGTGCGCGTGCAGTGCAGTTCGCTCAACTACAAAGACGGCCTCGCGGTGATGGGCCGCCCCGGTGTGCTGCGGCGTTACCCGATTATTCCCGGCATTGACCTGGCGGGCGAGGTGATTTCGTCGGAGAGCGGCGAGTACCAGCCCGGCGACGGTGTGATTCTGACCGGCTGGGGCATCGGGGAAAAGGTGGACGGCGGCTACAGCGAGTTCGCCCGCGTGCCCGCCGCCTCGCTGGTGCCGCTGCCTGCCGGGACCGACGCGGTGTGGGCGATGAGTGTGGGCACCGCCGGGTTCACGGCCATGCTCGCGGTGATGGCGCTGGAAGACGGCGGCGTCTCCCCCACTGACGGCGAAGTGCTGGTGACCGGCGCGGCGGGCGGCGTGGGCAGCACGGCGGTGCGGCTGCTCGCCGAAGCGGGCTTCAGCGTGACCGCCAGCACGGGCCGCCCGCAGAAAGCGACTACCTGCGCGGTCTAGGGGCGGCGAACATCATCGGACGCGACGAACTCACGCCGAGTCGCCCGCTGGACAAGGAACGCTGGGCGGGCGTGGTGGACACGGTGGGCAGCGGCACCCTCGCCGCCGCGATTGCCGCCACCCGCACCCATGGCGTGGTCGCCGCCTGTGGCAACGCGGGCGGAACCGACCTGCCCACCACCGTCTTTCCCTTCATCCTGCGCGGGGTGACGCTCGCCGGCATCGACTCCAACACCTGCCCCGCCCCGCGCCGCCGCGCCGCCTGGGACCGGCTGGCGCGTGACCTGCCCGCCTCCGCGCTCGCCGACGTGACGCAGCGCCGCCCGCTGAGCGACGTGCCTGAACTCGCCGCGCAGATTCTGGCCGGGCAGGTGCGGGGACGCACGGTGATTGACGTGGCACTGGAAGGCGCTGCACCAGAGGAGGCCGTCAGAGAGCGGTCATGAAGCTGTGACGGGGAGCGTTTATGCTGAAGTGGATGAAAAATCTGCTGCTCCCTTCCCTCGCGCTGACCCTGGCCCTGGCGTCTTGCAGCTCGGCCCCCACGCCCCCCGCCACTGCCGAGCAGACCGACAGCATCACCGGCACGGTGGTCAGCGGTTCCGGCACCGGTAAAGTCATTCTGAAAGATGACGCCCTGGGCCAGCTCTCCGAAGCTCCGGTGGCCGCCGACGGCAGCTTTACCCTCCCCCTGCCTGCTCCCGCGAAGTTCAGCAGCCGCTTGATGACGGCCACCGAAGTCCTGGGCAGCATCGGCTGCACCGGCACTCTGCAATCGAGTGCGCCGGGCGCTAAGGGCTACGGCGTGGTGACGCTGGACCTCACCCGGGGCAACAAGGTAGGCAAAGCCCTCGCCGGGCAGGTGACGAACGGCATGGCCAGCAAGTCCTTCGAGGGCCGCGCTTGGATTTACACCGATCAGGCGACCACTTTGAGCGGCACTGTGGATTGCCAGAAACTGGTCGGCATCGGCATCGCTATCCCCGCCACCGTCAACGTCACCACCCAGGCGGGCTGGAACGTCCTGAAG from Deinococcus radiodurans R1 = ATCC 13939 = DSM 20539 includes these protein-coding regions:
- a CDS encoding alpha/beta hydrolase codes for the protein MPVDPNLYQLLLQLSQAPEPAGLEELRAGVIANAARSPKRPVTIGEVRDLSVAGAEGSLPARLYHPAGQAPASGWPLTVFFHGGGFVVYDLDTHDALCRELCATSGAAVLSVAYRLAPEARFPAPVDDALASVVWAAAHAAELGADAGRLAVAGDSAGANLATVTALRSRDEGGPALRAQLLIYPAADFEHPERYPSRQENGRGYFLTDERMRFFGQMYLARPEDAAHPHASPLNAESLAGLPPALVLTAEFDPLRDEGALRRSSQGRWRNAEYRPGPGMIHGYANMTAFSPVAAQLIDEAGVWLGEQLRG
- a CDS encoding alcohol dehydrogenase catalytic domain-containing protein — protein: MSTPTVPATFRALRMVKDDAGIRPEFQQLTLDDLGAGDTLVRVQCSSLNYKDGLAVMGRPGVLRRYPIIPGIDLAGEVISSESGEYQPGDGVILTGWGIGEKVDGGYSEFARVPAASLVPLPAGTDAVWAMSVGTAGFTAMLAVMALEDGGVSPTDGEVLVTGAAGGVGSTAVRLLAEAGFSVTASTGRPQKATTCAV
- a CDS encoding 3-hydroxyacyl-CoA dehydrogenase NAD-binding domain-containing protein — protein: MTQDTPNRVDQSRDGDVFILTINNPPVNAFGPGVPEGLKAGLDAAAADDSVKAVVIIGGGRTFVAGADIKGFGLPREQAPDLRGTVAKLDAFEKPTVAAIHGTALGGGLELALGCTYRVAVKDAQLGLPEVKLGVLPGAGGTQRLPRVVGAQKALEMMLSGNPIKAPAAKELGLVDEIVDGDLLAGAVAFARAHADARPLPRVSERSVEGGSPEVFAAAREGLKKTHRGQHSPSHIVDLAEMAATKPFQEGWDAEADRFVDSLNSPQSRGLRHIFFAEREAGKIRGLSKDTPTTDIKSAGIIGAGTMGGGIAMNFLNVGIPVTIVETSQEALDRGLGVIRKNYENTAKKGRMTQDDVEKRMGLLTPTLKMEDLAGADIIIEAVFENMDVKKDIFTRLDKIAKPGAILASNTSTLDVNEIASVTGRPEQVIGLHFFSPANVMKLLEIVRADKTSDSVLATSLALAKRIKKVGVVVGVCDGFVGNRMVHRYGDEARKIVEEGARPEDVDAAMNALGLPMGPFQMSDMAGLDIGYSIRQHQAKVRGEPEPDGWLDRIVKTGRKGQKTQGGIYDYGEDRKPKPNADVQKLIEDYRAEQGTQSREISQEEITKRLAYSLVNEGAKILEEGIAQRASDIDVIYIYGYGFPAYRGGPMQYASEQGLKNVAADLEKYGQTPAPVLKQLADEGKTFSDYDREHAGA
- a CDS encoding LCP family protein encodes the protein MRRVLALILIVLAGLVALLSPAFPALSHYGTLPRHGDKPLNVLLAGVDVNYDEQAPVWPYPAQPEDYSGRTDTIVLTQVRPDGTVKLLSIPRDSWVPIAGWSGGWGKINSANVHGGPDMLLNTVQALTGVHPDGYALLSLNALRAVTEAVGGVTIDVPQRMKYDDNAGHLHIDLQPGRQRLSGEQAEGFLRFRKDNMGDIGRVGRQQQFLTALIAEIRRPANVWKLPKVIAALDANAKTNLTRAQIAELLGAAQRGPQVSTFTVPGNFGMVGAASVWNVDTPRLDALLAEQFRDPGDPHGLRVLVLNADAPDGSARRLKAKLEALGYHNVSTANEQKPWPVTTVSGPATPAAALLRDLGYGQLDNAPSLPGSELTIRLGRDTPAQ